A window of the Pristis pectinata isolate sPriPec2 chromosome 27, sPriPec2.1.pri, whole genome shotgun sequence genome harbors these coding sequences:
- the zbtb16a gene encoding zinc finger and BTB domain-containing protein 16-A isoform X7, with the protein MFKYLDALSVHRLGKIILALFYKYLFSMAMEILDFNRPCVVGQLRDWQPATVTNHLYDKPCNQPYRQPNELVQRTADLWISLKMGLIKLQNPNHPSALLHKANQMRLLGTLCDVVILVDSQEFHAHRTILACTSKMFEILFLRNSQHYTLDFLSPKTFQQILEYAYTATLQAKVEDLDDLLYAAEILEIEYLEEQCLKILETIQATDDNDTEMTVTEEEDGGKARFNKNILVTKQLSGEEAGYTTNQAMPTGTMEEQSPSVSTSFGLSAMSPTKAAVDSLMSIGQSIIQGSLQQASADEAFSAGSRHPMITEVKHEMMQVEEDASPKMGEVGSLGGEKVADAERYKEAPGTPTRSSVITSARELHYVREENSGEQPAEAGLGAQVGMENNSSAQGERHTTLYPLQFNRRTDSLLEVPTSLSSALHVQPTLSVAMDFSGYGGLLPQGFIQRELFNKLGELAVGMKTENRSASERCNVCGIELSDNEAIEQHRKMHSGMKTYGCELCGKRFLDSLRLRMHLLSHSVLPDLVKNSRHSSSKRIAQHQT; encoded by the exons ATGTTTAAGTATCTTGACGCCCTTTCTGTACATCGGTTAGGAAAAATTATTTTGGCTTTATTTTACAAATACCTTTTCTCCATGGCGATGGAGATACTGGATTTTAACAGACCATGTGTTGTGGGGCAGCTTCGCGATTGGCAACCTGCTACG GTAACAAACCACCTCTACGACAAACCGTGCAACCAGCCATACAGACAGCCTAATGAATTGGTCCAGCGTACAGCAGATCTGTGGATTtcattaaaaatgggattaataaagcTTCAGAACCCCAATCATCCCTCGGCACTCCTTCACAAAGCCAACCAGATGCGACTATTGGGGACTCTGTGCGATGTGGTGATCCTGGTGGATAGCCAGGAGTTCCACGCACATCGCACGATCTTGGCCTGCACCAGTAAGATGTTTGAAATTTTGTTTCTGCGCAACAGTCAGCATTACACCTTGGACTTCCTTTCACCAAAGACATTCCAACAGATCCTGGAGTATGCTTACACTGCCACACTCCAAGCCAAAGTAGAGGACTTGGATGATCTGTTATATGCAGCAGAAATATTGGAGATTGAGTACTTGGAGGAGCAGTGTCTGAAGATACTGGAGACTATTCAGGCAACAGATGACAATGATACAGAGATGACGGTCACTGAAGAAGAGGATGGGGGAAAGGCCAGGTTTAACAAGAATATATTGGTTACTAAGCAACTTTCTGGTGAAGAGGCTGGTTACACTACTAACCAGGCCATGCCAACTGGGACAATGGAAGAGCAGAGCCCCTCTGTGTCCACGTCATTTGGACTTTCAGCAATGAGCCCCACCAAAGCTGCTGTAGATAGTCTTATGAGTATTGGGCAGTCAATTATTCAGGGATCACTGCAACAAGCTTCTGCAGATGAAGCCTTCTCTGCTGGCAGCAGGCATCCCATGATAACTGAAGTCAAGCATGAAATGATGCAGGTGGAGGAGGATGCTAGTCCCAAAATGGGAGAAGTGGGTTCTTTAGGGGGCGAGAAGGTAGCTGATGCAGAGAGGTACAAGGAAGCCCCTGGTACACCAACGCGAAGCAGCGTTATCACGAGTGCCCGTGAACTGCATTACGTTCGTGAAGAGAATTCTGGAGAGCAGCCTGCTGAAGCTGGGCTTGGGGCACAGGTGGGGATGGAGAACAACTCCAGTGCGCAGGGTGAGAGACACACCACTTTATACCCACTTCAATTCAACCGCAGGACTGACAGCCTCCTGGAGGTGCCAACTTCCCTATCCTCTGCACTGCACGTGCAGCCCACACTCTCTGTGGCGATGGACTTCAGTGGGTATGGAGGGCTCCTGCCTCAAGGCTTCATTCAGAGGGAGCTTTTCAACAAATTGGGTGAACTCGCCGTGGGCATGAAGACTGAGAATAGATCTGCCAGTGAGAGGTGTAATGTCTGTGGCATAGAACTATCGGACAACGAAGCCATTGAGCAACACAG